The Candidatus Methylacidiphilales bacterium genome window below encodes:
- a CDS encoding NYN domain-containing protein produces the protein MKNGQCRLRRRFDTLSDIVNDDIDNLPRFDSEGAGLRCKTQPLFFAGWVLMKTFVYVDAFNLYYGCVKGTAYKWLNIARLCALMLPQHRIERIKYFTARISSRAHDPEASRRQQTYLRALQTIPNLEIFYGHFLTHPVQMRLADPQPGQTAFVWVIKTDEKGSDVNLATQLLSDAYNRRFECAVIISGDSDLLAPVQVVMNELKLPVGVLNPQKRPCRVLAAQATFNKHIRDGVLAAFSSRPS, from the coding sequence ATGAAAAATGGACAATGTCGCTTGAGGAGAAGGTTTGACACTTTATCCGATATCGTTAACGATGACATTGATAATCTTCCCCGTTTTGACAGCGAAGGCGCGGGGCTGCGTTGCAAAACGCAACCCCTGTTTTTTGCGGGTTGGGTGCTGATGAAAACGTTCGTTTACGTGGATGCGTTCAACCTCTATTACGGCTGCGTCAAGGGCACTGCTTACAAGTGGCTGAACATCGCCCGGCTATGCGCATTGATGCTGCCACAACATCGCATCGAGCGGATCAAATATTTCACTGCCCGAATCAGTTCGCGCGCCCATGACCCCGAGGCGTCACGCCGACAACAAACCTATCTGCGCGCATTGCAAACGATCCCCAATCTGGAAATTTTCTACGGCCATTTCCTTACACACCCGGTGCAGATGCGGCTGGCTGATCCGCAGCCCGGTCAGACAGCTTTTGTGTGGGTAATCAAGACCGACGAAAAAGGCTCGGACGTGAATTTGGCGACGCAATTGTTGAGCGACGCCTACAACCGGCGGTTTGAGTGCGCGGTGATCATCAGCGGTGACTCTGACCTCCTCGCGCCAGTGCAGGTGGTGATGAACGAACTGAAGTTGCCGGTCGGCGTGCTGAATCCGCAAAAACGCCCATGCCGTGTGCTTGCCGCGCAAGCCACGTTCAACAAGCACATCCGTGATGGCGTCCTTGCTGCATTCAGTTCCCGACCCAGTTGA